Proteins from a single region of Oscillatoria sp. FACHB-1407:
- a CDS encoding RecQ family zinc-binding domain-containing protein, whose translation MQSQEEPISPKELKEHVELSATKVRSALNHLSEVGAVETLPTGEVTTTETPMTAQETAEAAIQVQERRQQFERSRLEMMRGYAESRSCRREYILNYFGEQFEAPCDNCDNCKTGTTQQHTEQLSHQPYAIDSRVAHKSWGEGTVMRYENDKIVILFEQVGYKTLEVQTVLLHRLLQKM comes from the coding sequence TTGCAAAGTCAGGAAGAACCCATTTCACCGAAGGAGTTAAAAGAACACGTTGAGTTATCTGCAACGAAGGTTAGAAGTGCGTTAAATCACTTATCTGAAGTGGGTGCTGTAGAGACATTGCCGACAGGAGAAGTGACGACGACAGAAACACCTATGACGGCACAAGAGACAGCTGAGGCGGCGATTCAAGTGCAAGAACGACGACAGCAATTTGAGCGATCGCGTTTAGAAATGATGCGCGGATATGCAGAGTCAAGAAGTTGTCGTCGAGAATACATTCTCAATTATTTTGGTGAGCAGTTTGAGGCTCCGTGTGATAACTGTGACAACTGTAAGACTGGAACTACGCAACAACATACGGAGCAATTGAGCCATCAACCCTATGCAATCGACAGCCGTGTAGCTCACAAATCCTGGGGAGAGGGAACGGTGATGCGTTATGAGAATGACAAAATTGTTATTTTATTTGAGCAGGTAGGGTATAAAACGTTAGAGGTTCAAACCGTTTTGTTACATCGGTTACTCCAAAAAATGTAA
- a CDS encoding RecQ family ATP-dependent DNA helicase, which produces MSKQKKPNLHQVAQERFGYEELRSGQEAAIQSVLQGHDTLAVMPTGSGKSAIYQMAAFLIPGVTVVVSPLLALQRDQAKAIADQDVGEASVINSTLNTAERQKAFEQLEEGDLEFLFLAPEQFNQAETLERLQAAKPSLFVVDEAHCISSWGHDFRPDYLRLNQVVEALGHPRILALTATAAPPVRAEIVERLGMKNAAVIVQGFDRPNLALSVNRFESADEKQDSLLKQIAQVDKPGIVYIATRKRAEELAEALTEQGWRSHFYHAGMRAADRQQVEAAFMADEIDVLVATTAFGMGVDKPNVRFVFHADISDSIDSYYQEIGRAGRDGEPARAVLFYKPEDLNLRRFFASGGQVDTDQLE; this is translated from the coding sequence ATGAGTAAACAGAAGAAGCCAAATCTGCATCAGGTTGCCCAGGAACGGTTTGGCTATGAGGAGTTGCGCTCTGGACAGGAAGCGGCTATTCAGTCAGTTTTGCAGGGACATGACACGTTAGCCGTGATGCCAACTGGGTCAGGTAAGTCAGCGATCTATCAGATGGCAGCTTTTTTGATTCCGGGTGTCACTGTGGTGGTGTCTCCCCTGCTTGCGTTGCAACGTGATCAAGCCAAGGCGATCGCGGATCAAGATGTGGGTGAGGCAAGTGTGATCAACTCCACGCTGAACACAGCGGAACGGCAAAAAGCGTTTGAGCAACTAGAGGAAGGAGATTTAGAGTTCCTGTTTCTAGCTCCTGAGCAGTTTAATCAGGCGGAAACTCTGGAGCGGTTACAAGCCGCAAAACCATCTCTGTTTGTGGTGGACGAAGCCCACTGCATCAGCTCCTGGGGGCATGACTTTCGCCCTGATTATTTGCGCTTAAACCAGGTGGTTGAGGCATTGGGACACCCTCGAATTCTGGCATTGACGGCTACAGCTGCACCTCCCGTTCGCGCTGAAATTGTGGAGCGGTTAGGCATGAAAAATGCAGCGGTGATTGTCCAAGGATTCGATCGCCCCAATCTGGCATTAAGTGTCAACCGATTTGAAAGTGCGGATGAAAAGCAGGACAGTTTGCTAAAGCAAATCGCTCAGGTCGATAAACCCGGTATTGTTTATATTGCTACGCGCAAGCGGGCAGAGGAATTGGCTGAAGCATTAACGGAACAAGGATGGCGATCGCACTTTTATCACGCTGGAATGAGAGCGGCAGATCGGCAACAGGTCGAAGCGGCATTTATGGCAGATGAAATTGATGTGTTAGTCGCAACGACGGCTTTTGGAATGGGAGTTGATAAGCCCAATGTGCGATTTGTGTTTCATGCGGATATCAGTGACTCTATTGACTCTTATTACCAGGAGATTGGGCGTGCTGGGCGAGATGGTGAACCTGCGCGAGCAGTCTTATTTTACAAACCAGAAGACTTAAATTTGCGTCGCTTTTTTGCAAGTGGAGGACAGGTTGACACAGATCAACTTGAGTAA